A region of the Zhihengliuella halotolerans genome:
AAGGTGCTCGAGAACGTCGACCTCGCCGCCGAGCTCGGCGCCGAGACGTTCGTGATGTGGGGCGGCCGCGAGGGCAGCGAGTACGACTCGTCCAAGGACCTGCTCGTCGCCCACGAGCGCTACGCCGAGGGCCTCGACGCCGTCGCCGGCTACATCAAGTCCAAGGGCTACGAGATGCGCATCGGCCTGGAGCCGAAGCCGAACGAGCCGCGCGGGAACATCTTCCTGCCGACGATCGGCCACGCCCTCGCCTTCATCTCCCGCCTCGAGCACGGCGACATCGTCGGGGTGAACCCGGAGACCGGCCACGAGCAGATGGCCACTCTGAACTACAACCACGGACTCGCCCAGGCGCTATGGTCGGACAAGCTGTTCCACATCGACCTCAACGGCCAGCACGGCCCGATGTACGACCAGGACCTGGTCTTCGGCCACGGCGACCTGATCAGCGCCTTCTTCACGGTGGACCTGCTGGAGAACGGCTTCCCGTCGAAGCCGGGCGCCTACACCGGCGCCCGCCACTTCGATTACAAGCCCTCCCGCACCGAGTACACGCAGGGCCAGTTCGACGCGGCCGCGGCGAACATGGAGATGTACCTCATGCTCGCCGAGCGCGCGAAGTCCTTCCGCGCCGACCCGGAGGTGCAGGAGGCGCTCGAGGCCTCCGGCGTGAACGAGCTGGCGCAGCCGACCATCGCCGCGGGGGAGACCCTGGCGGATCTGCTCGCCGATCGCTCCGCCTACGAGGAGTTCGACGCCGACGCCGCGGGCGAGCGCAACTACGGCTTCGTCCGCCTGCACCAGCTGGCGATGCGCCACCTGATCGGCTTCGGCGGCAAGTAGCCCCGGCCCCGGGGCGACGGGCACGACGGCGGTACGCGCCGGCGTCGTGCCCGCCCCCCCTTGACCTGACGACGCACCAGAACCGAGGATTCACTCATGAGCCGCACCCTTGTCGCCGGAATCGACTCGTCCACCCAGTCCACCAAGGTCCTCCTGGTCGACGCCGACACCGGCGAGGTGATCGATGAGGGGCGCGCCAAGCACCCCGAGGGCACCGAGGTCGACCCGCGGGCGTGGCTCGACGCGCTCGCCACCGCCGGGGAGGGCCTGCTGGAACAGGCTGCCGCGGTGGCCGTCGGCGGCCAGCAGCACGGGCTTGTCGCGCTCGACGAGCACGACGACGTCGTCCGTGACGCGCTGCTCTGGAACGACACGCGGTCGGCGCAGGCCGCCGTCGACCTCATCGAGGAGATGGGCGGCGACGAGGCGTGCGCGCGGGCCACCGGCTCCCTGCTGGTCCCATCGATCACCTCGACCAAGCTGCGCTGGGTGCGCGATCACGAACCCGAGAACGCGGCCCGTATCAAGCGCGTGCTGCTGCCGCACGACTACCTGACGTGGCATCTGAACGCGGACAAATCGCGCTTCACAACCGACCGCGGCGACGCCTCGGGCACGGGCTACTACTCGACGGTGGACGACGCGTGGGATCCGGCGCTCGCCGAGGCCGCGCTCGGCCACCGGTTCGAGCTGCCGGAGGTCGCCGCGCCCGACGCCGTGGTGGGGGAGACCGTCTGGGGCGCCAAGATCGCACCGGGCACGGGCGACAACATGGCCGCCGCGCTGGGGCTGAACCTGAAGCCCGGCGACGTGTCCCTCTCGATCGGCACGTCCGGGGTGGCAGCGATGGTGTCGCCGACCCCGACGACGGACGCGAGCGGGCTGGTGGCCGGATTCGCCGACGCGACCGGCCGCTACCTGCCGCTGGCCTGCACGCTCAACGCGGCCCGCGTCCTCGACTTCGGCGCGCGCATGCTCGGAGTCGACCACGGCCGGCTCGCCGCGCTGGCCCTGGAGTCGGTGCCGGGGGCGAACGGGGTCACGCTGCTGCCGTACCTCGACGGCGAGCGGACACCGAATCGACCGGATGCCACCGGCACGTTGACCGGCATCACGAGTTCGACGACGCAGGCCGATATCGCCCGTGCGTGCGTCGAGGGGCTGCTGTGCTCGCTCGCGGACGCGGTGGCGAACCTCGTGGAGTCGACCGGAACCGGCGCGGAGCGGATCTTCCTCATCGGCGGCGGCGCGAAGTCGGCCGCGGTGCGCGAGCTGGCGCCGGCGATCCTGGGGCGCGACGTCGTCGTGCCTCCGGAGCGCGAGTACGTCGCGCTCGGCGCCGCCCGCCAGGCCGCGTGGGCGCTGACGGGGAAGCAGCCGGGGTGGGAGATCGCCGGGTCCAAGGTTTACGCGGGTGAGCCGACACCGGGTGTGTTGGAGCAGTACCGCAGGCTGCGGGACAACACGGCCGGCTGGTAGCCGGCGGCCGCGCCGTCGTGGTGAAGCACCACGACGGCGAGCGGACGGACCGGCAACGGACATGGTTCGCGCCGAAGGTCAGGACACCGGTGCAGGCGCCTCGGACGCACGACCCAGTGAGGCCGACCGCACGTGTACCGGGGTGCCCATGACGCGGCCCTCGGGCACCTCGCGGACCTCGCCCGTGATCTCGAACCCGGCCGACAGGGGAAGGTCCTCGCTGCTCGTGCCGACGTGCAGCGTGAATGAACCCGGCTCCACGATGCGGCGCAGGTCGATCCCCGTGAACGACGTCCGGTCCGCGTGGATCTCGAAGGCGATGCGCGCCGATTCCCCCGGACCCAACCGCACCTTCGCGAAGCCCGTGAGCCACCTCCGCGGCCGCACTACGGACGAGACGTGGTCGCTCAGGTACGCCTGGACGACTTCGGCTCCGTCCCGGGCGCCGGTGTTGGTGACTGTCGCGGTGGCGGTCAGGACGCCGTCGTTCTCGATCTCTCCGGCGGAGAGGCGCAGGTCCGAGACGGTGAAGTCCGTGTAGGAGAGCCCGAAGCCGAACGGGTACAGCGGACGCGGGTCCAGGTTCGAGACGCCCTCGCTGAACCAGCCGAGCGTCGGCGCTAGGTAGGTGCCCGGTTGCCCGCCCACGTGGTCGGGGATCTGCACGGGGAGCTTGCCCGAGGGGTTGACACCGCCGGTCAGCACGGCGGCCACGGACGGTCCGCCCTCCTCGCCCGGCATGAACGCCTGCACGATTGCCGCCGCCCGGTCCGCGAACCGCCCCAGCGAGTAGGGGCGCCCGGTGACGAGCACGAGCACGGTCGGCGTGCCCGTCGCGAGCACCGCCTCCACCAGGTCGCCCTGCCGCCCCGGCAGGGAGAGATCGACGACGTCGCAGCCCTCACCCGAGGTGCCGGTCCCGAAGAGGCCGGCCAGGTCGCCGACGGTCACGACGGCTACCTCGGCGCCCGCAGCTGCCGCGACGGCCGCGGCGATGCCGGCGTCGTCCGTGTCGGTGAAGTCGACGCCGCGCTCGTGGACGACCTCCGCTCCGGCGAGGGCCGGTTCGGCGCGCAGCGCGTCGAGGATCGAAGTCATCTCGAGTCCCGTCCCCGCCTCCGCGAAGCGGGAGAGCACGTGGTTGGTGAACGTGTAGCAGCCCAGATGCGCGCGCGGTTGGGAGGCGGAGGGCCCGACGACGGCGATGCGCGCCGGCGCGGCGCCCTCCTCGCCGGCGCTTCCGTCCCGGCTGTCGTGAGCACTCAGGGGCAGGACGCCGTTGTTCTTGAGCAGGATGATCGACTCGTCGGCCATGGCCCGGGCGAGCGCGCGGTTGGCGGTGGGATCGAGGTCCACCACGTCGCCGTCCCACGCCGTCTCCGGGGTCCAGTCCGAGTCCAGCAATCCCAGCTCGACCTTCTGCGTCAGGACGCGCCGCACGGCGGTGTCCAAGACTTCTTCGTCGAGCCGTCCCTCGGCGACGGCGGCGGCGAGGTTCCGGAACCCGCTCGTCTCGGGCAGTTCGACGTCCATGCCGGCGGTGAGGGAGAGGATCCCGGCGTCGTCGACGTCCGCGGCGACCTTGTGCATCGACTCGAGGAAGTTCACGGCCCAGTAGTCGGAGACCACGGTCCCGGCGAAACCCCACCGGCCGCGCAGCACGTCGGTCAGCAGCCGGCGGCTCGCGGCGGGCGCCTCGCCGTCGATGTCGGCGTACGAGTTCATGACGGCGCCCGCGCCGCCTTCGCGTACGGCCCGCTCGAACGGCGGAAGGACCACGTCTTCGAGTTCGCGGGTGCCCATCGGCACGGGGGCGTGGTTGCGCCCGGCGCGCGAAGCCGCGTACCCGGCGAAGTGCTTGAGAGTCGCGACGGCGCCCCCGGCCTGCAACCCTCGGACGTACGCTGTGCCGATCTCGCCCACCAGGTGCGGGTCCTCGCCGATGGTCTCCTCGACGCGGCCCCAGCGGTAGTCGCGGACGACGTCGAGCACCGGCGAGAGTCCGAGGTGTACCCCGACGCGGCGCATGTCCGCCCCGATACGGCGGGCCATGTCCTCGACGAGCCGCGCGTCGAAGCTCGCGCCCCAGGCGATCGAGGCCGGGTAGCACGTCGCGGACATCGTGGTGAAGCCCGTGAGGCATTCCTCGTGCGCGATCGCCGGGATGCCCAGCCGGTGGGTGGAGACGACGTCGCGCTGCAGCGCCGCCAGCCGGTCCCGGCCCTCATCGGGAGCCACGGGTGCCGAGCCGAAGGCGCGCGTGATGTGGCCGAGGCCCCTGGTGATCTCCTGCTCCCAGGAAACCCGGCCACTCGCGAAGGTGTCCTCCATCGGGGCCACGTTCCCCTCGGCCCCGTGCCGGTCCTCGGGACGGATCCAGTACGAACCGAGCTGCGAGGCCTTCTCCTCGAGGGTCAGTTGCTTCAGGAGCGCTTCGACGCGCTCGCTCACGGGGATATCGGTCTGCTGCCAGGGATGAATCTCGTTGGTCATGTGTTTCCTTTGGTGGTGACGGGGGCTTACTTGCTGAAACCGGCGGTCAGCCCGGAGATGAGCTGCCGGCGGCCGAGGATGTAGGCGGCGAGGAGGGGAACGCAGGAGAGAACGACGGCGGCCAGCACGGCCGGGACGTCGACCGAGAACTCACCCTGATAGCTCCACAGGGAGAGCGGCAGGGTGCGGACCTCGGAGCTCTGGGTGAGCACCAGCGGGAACAGGAATCCGTTCCACACCTGCAGCGCGTCATAGATCCCCACCGTCACGATCGCCGGTTTCGACAGCGGCAGGACCAAGACCTTGAACATCTGCCAGTGGCTGGCGCCGTCGAGAGTCATGGCCTCGTAGAGTTCGTTGGGGATGTCGCGCAGGAAGTTGGTGAAGATCAGCACACTGATTGGGATGGCGAACGCGACGCCCGGCAGGATCAGCGCGAGGAGCGAGTCGTACAGGCCCAGCTGCACAATCAGGTAGTAGACCGGGATGATCGTCGCCTGGATCGGGATCGCGATGCCCAGCAGGAACAGGCGGTGCGCGAACTTCGAGACAGCGCCGCGGTTGCGCACGATCACGTAGCTCGCGAGCAGCGAGACCACCAGGACGACGCCGACGGTGGCGATCGCGACGACCGCACTGTTGACGAAGTAGAGGATGAAGTCGTTTTCCAACACCCGTCGGTAGGCGCCGAGTGTCGGCTCGAGCGGGAGCGAGAGCGGATTGGACGAGTAGTAGTCCTCGCGGGGCCGCAGGCTCGTGACGACGACGTAGTAGATCGGCACGAGGGTCACAAGCAGCCAGAATGTTCCGGCGAGTCCGCCGAGCACGTTCGGGCTGCGGGACGAGGATATCCGCGCGGTGGTCCGGCGGTCAGCGGTTGCGGTGCTCATCATGCGCCCTCCATCTGGCTTTCCATCTTGTCCGCGCCGCTGAACCTGTTCAGCAGCAGCGAGACGATGAGTCCGACCACCACGAGGATCACGGCGATCGCGCTCGCCGGTCCCATCTGGTAGCTGCGGAATCCGGTCAGGTACATATCCAGCGGCAGGATGCGGGTTGCGTTGCCCGGTCCGCCGGCAGTCATGACGAAGACCAAGTCGAAGTACGTCAGTGAGCCGACGATCATGAGGGTCGAGCTCGTGACGACCGTGTACTTGATCTGGGGCAGCGTGACGGAGAAGAACGTGCGCGCCCGACCCGCGCCATCGAGCATTGCCGCCTCGTACATGGAGGCCGGGATCTGTTTCACGCCCGCCTGATACAGCAGCGAGTGGAAGGGGACGAACGACCAGGAGATGACGAAGACCAGTACGTAGAACACCAGCTGCGGGTCGCCGAGCCAATCCCGGTTGAGCCACGGTGCATCGAACGCGTTCGAGAGGCCGAAGTTGGGATCGAGCAGGGCCTTGAAAGCGATGCCGATCGCGGCCGCGGAGAACAGCAGCGGCAGGAAGTAGAGCACTGAGAACACTGCACGGTACTTCTCCCGGCCGGCCATGAACACGCCGAGCAGGATCGAGACCGGTGCCTGGACGACGTACGTCAGGACCGTCATAGCCAGCGTGAGCCACATGGCGTTGAGGGTCACCGGATTCGTGAAGACCGTCGTCCAGTTCTCGAGGCCCGCGAAGGAGGGCGAGCCGAGACCGTCCCAGTGCGTCAGCGACAGCAGCGCCACGCCCAGTAGCGGCACGATCGCGAACAGGCCAAAAAACGCGAAGGCCGGGGCCAGCATCCAGACGCTGGGGCCGTCGGCGGCGCGGGTTCCGCGGCCGCTCGTGAGCGGTTTCGGGGGCCGTGCCGGCGCGGAGGTGGATGTTGTAGCCATGGAAGGACCCACGGGCTACTTGATCGTGGCGTTCATGGCATCGACGAACTGCTGCGGCGTCGTCGTTGCCTGGAAGATCCCCTCGAGCTGCGTGAGCAGCTCCTGCGCCTGATCGGCGGCGAGCGCCTGATCCCAGGAGAGCTGGAAGTTCGGGGCGTCCTGGACCATGTTGTACGCGTAGGTGAGGTATTCGGACTCGTCCGCATCCGCGAGCAGATCCTCGGCGCCGGTCGTGGCCGGGACCATGCCGTTGTCGACTAGGTCCCTGGTGGCCTGCTCATTGAGGTTGAATTCGTCGAGGTACTCGATCGCGGCCTGCTGTTCCTCGTCGGAGGCGTGGGAGGAAATCGACCAGAAGTTGGCGGGGTTGCCGACGATGTTCGCGGGGTCGCCCGAACCGCCGACGTCGGGGAAGGCTGTGTAGCCGAGGTTGCCCTCACCGAACCAGTCGGGCGCGTCCGTCGCGAAGCTCGGGTAGACCCACGCGCCCTGCAGCAGCATGGCGGCCTTGTCCGTATGAACAAGGGCGACGTCGGCATTGTTGTCGGCGACGACTGACCCGTAGGAATCGCCGAAGGCGCCCGCGTCCACGAGCTCCTGGATCTTCTCGAGCGCCTCGGTGATGGCGGGGTCGCTCCAGGCGTCCGGCTCGTTCGCGGCGATGGCGTCGAAGACCTCCGGCCCGCCGATGCGGTCGGTCAGGTACTGGATCCACATCAGCAGCGGCCAACGGCTCTGGGCGGCGAGGGAGAACGGGATGACGCCCTCGGCTTCGAACTTCTCGACGACATCCAGCGTCTCTTCCCAGGTGGTGGGCGGTTCGACGCCGACCTGCTCGAAGAGCTTCTCGTTGGTGAACAGGATGACCGGCTGCGGATTGTTGTTGGGTACGGCGTAGAGAGTGCCGTCCACCATGCCGGAGGAGAGTACCGATTCGAGAGCTCTCGACTCGAGTGCGGGCACCTTTCCGGTCAGATCGACGACGTCTCCGTTGGCGACGTAGTCGGCCAGCGTCCCTCCCGTCCAGCTGTAGATCAGAGTCGGCGCCTGCCCGGAACCGACCGCGGTGCGGATCTTCTCCTTGAACGCGTCGTTGGCGAATGACTCCGTCGCGAAGGCGCGATCCGGGTGCGCCTCGTTCCAGGCTTCGAAGGATGCGTCGAAAACGGGCTCGGATCCTCCCGTCAGGTACCAGGCGCCGGGGGTGCCGGGCTGAGCAGCCCCGCCGGGTTGGCCGCCGCCGCAGGCGGACAGGACGAGCGGCGCGACGAGTGCCGCCGACGCCAGGATCCGGCGGCGGAAGATGCGACGGGCGGACGCGGTGGTCTGCTCTCCGGTATTCATCGAGGTGTACTCCTTGGGCTTGTGGGACGGACCGCGGGCGACATTGCCGCGTTCGCGCTATCACGAAAGTTTCGGAAAATTACAAACTGCCGGAACAAGATAGAGTGTGTGGTGCATCACGTCAAGAGGTGCGGAGTGGGTATCGAGAGAGGGGTGATCGAATGACCGAAGTCAGGCTGAAGGACGTCGCGGAAGCCGCCGGAGTCTCGCTGTCGACGGCTTCCAAGGCGCTCGGCGGCGGCCGCGACG
Encoded here:
- the xylA gene encoding xylose isomerase; this encodes MITPRPEHKFSFGLWTTGWEARDQFGLATRPAIDPVEHLRRLKELGAWGFTFHDNDVIPFGASASERDAVLSRLKDAVEETGLVVEMVTTDTFAHPVFKDGAFTSNDRGVRRFGLRKVLENVDLAAELGAETFVMWGGREGSEYDSSKDLLVAHERYAEGLDAVAGYIKSKGYEMRIGLEPKPNEPRGNIFLPTIGHALAFISRLEHGDIVGVNPETGHEQMATLNYNHGLAQALWSDKLFHIDLNGQHGPMYDQDLVFGHGDLISAFFTVDLLENGFPSKPGAYTGARHFDYKPSRTEYTQGQFDAAAANMEMYLMLAERAKSFRADPEVQEALEASGVNELAQPTIAAGETLADLLADRSAYEEFDADAAGERNYGFVRLHQLAMRHLIGFGGK
- the xylB gene encoding xylulokinase, with translation MSRTLVAGIDSSTQSTKVLLVDADTGEVIDEGRAKHPEGTEVDPRAWLDALATAGEGLLEQAAAVAVGGQQHGLVALDEHDDVVRDALLWNDTRSAQAAVDLIEEMGGDEACARATGSLLVPSITSTKLRWVRDHEPENAARIKRVLLPHDYLTWHLNADKSRFTTDRGDASGTGYYSTVDDAWDPALAEAALGHRFELPEVAAPDAVVGETVWGAKIAPGTGDNMAAALGLNLKPGDVSLSIGTSGVAAMVSPTPTTDASGLVAGFADATGRYLPLACTLNAARVLDFGARMLGVDHGRLAALALESVPGANGVTLLPYLDGERTPNRPDATGTLTGITSSTTQADIARACVEGLLCSLADAVANLVESTGTGAERIFLIGGGAKSAAVRELAPAILGRDVVVPPEREYVALGAARQAAWALTGKQPGWEIAGSKVYAGEPTPGVLEQYRRLRDNTAGW
- a CDS encoding glycoside hydrolase family 3 N-terminal domain-containing protein, with product MTNEIHPWQQTDIPVSERVEALLKQLTLEEKASQLGSYWIRPEDRHGAEGNVAPMEDTFASGRVSWEQEITRGLGHITRAFGSAPVAPDEGRDRLAALQRDVVSTHRLGIPAIAHEECLTGFTTMSATCYPASIAWGASFDARLVEDMARRIGADMRRVGVHLGLSPVLDVVRDYRWGRVEETIGEDPHLVGEIGTAYVRGLQAGGAVATLKHFAGYAASRAGRNHAPVPMGTRELEDVVLPPFERAVREGGAGAVMNSYADIDGEAPAASRRLLTDVLRGRWGFAGTVVSDYWAVNFLESMHKVAADVDDAGILSLTAGMDVELPETSGFRNLAAAVAEGRLDEEVLDTAVRRVLTQKVELGLLDSDWTPETAWDGDVVDLDPTANRALARAMADESIILLKNNGVLPLSAHDSRDGSAGEEGAAPARIAVVGPSASQPRAHLGCYTFTNHVLSRFAEAGTGLEMTSILDALRAEPALAGAEVVHERGVDFTDTDDAGIAAAVAAAAGAEVAVVTVGDLAGLFGTGTSGEGCDVVDLSLPGRQGDLVEAVLATGTPTVLVLVTGRPYSLGRFADRAAAIVQAFMPGEEGGPSVAAVLTGGVNPSGKLPVQIPDHVGGQPGTYLAPTLGWFSEGVSNLDPRPLYPFGFGLSYTDFTVSDLRLSAGEIENDGVLTATATVTNTGARDGAEVVQAYLSDHVSSVVRPRRWLTGFAKVRLGPGESARIAFEIHADRTSFTGIDLRRIVEPGSFTLHVGTSSEDLPLSAGFEITGEVREVPEGRVMGTPVHVRSASLGRASEAPAPVS
- a CDS encoding carbohydrate ABC transporter permease, which encodes MMSTATADRRTTARISSSRSPNVLGGLAGTFWLLVTLVPIYYVVVTSLRPREDYYSSNPLSLPLEPTLGAYRRVLENDFILYFVNSAVVAIATVGVVLVVSLLASYVIVRNRGAVSKFAHRLFLLGIAIPIQATIIPVYYLIVQLGLYDSLLALILPGVAFAIPISVLIFTNFLRDIPNELYEAMTLDGASHWQMFKVLVLPLSKPAIVTVGIYDALQVWNGFLFPLVLTQSSEVRTLPLSLWSYQGEFSVDVPAVLAAVVLSCVPLLAAYILGRRQLISGLTAGFSK
- a CDS encoding carbohydrate ABC transporter permease, which gives rise to MATTSTSAPARPPKPLTSGRGTRAADGPSVWMLAPAFAFFGLFAIVPLLGVALLSLTHWDGLGSPSFAGLENWTTVFTNPVTLNAMWLTLAMTVLTYVVQAPVSILLGVFMAGREKYRAVFSVLYFLPLLFSAAAIGIAFKALLDPNFGLSNAFDAPWLNRDWLGDPQLVFYVLVFVISWSFVPFHSLLYQAGVKQIPASMYEAAMLDGAGRARTFFSVTLPQIKYTVVTSSTLMIVGSLTYFDLVFVMTAGGPGNATRILPLDMYLTGFRSYQMGPASAIAVILVVVGLIVSLLLNRFSGADKMESQMEGA
- a CDS encoding extracellular solute-binding protein gives rise to the protein MNTGEQTTASARRIFRRRILASAALVAPLVLSACGGGQPGGAAQPGTPGAWYLTGGSEPVFDASFEAWNEAHPDRAFATESFANDAFKEKIRTAVGSGQAPTLIYSWTGGTLADYVANGDVVDLTGKVPALESRALESVLSSGMVDGTLYAVPNNNPQPVILFTNEKLFEQVGVEPPTTWEETLDVVEKFEAEGVIPFSLAAQSRWPLLMWIQYLTDRIGGPEVFDAIAANEPDAWSDPAITEALEKIQELVDAGAFGDSYGSVVADNNADVALVHTDKAAMLLQGAWVYPSFATDAPDWFGEGNLGYTAFPDVGGSGDPANIVGNPANFWSISSHASDEEQQAAIEYLDEFNLNEQATRDLVDNGMVPATTGAEDLLADADESEYLTYAYNMVQDAPNFQLSWDQALAADQAQELLTQLEGIFQATTTPQQFVDAMNATIK